From a single Solanum dulcamara chromosome 4, daSolDulc1.2, whole genome shotgun sequence genomic region:
- the LOC129887192 gene encoding uncharacterized protein LOC129887192 isoform X1: MSFSFFKASRPKTPSELAKTVKDSFNALDSITVAEVKALEKAMEEVEKNIVAMKVMLAGDGEVEPNPDQVSQLTLEVCNEDVIALFIHKLLILGWEARKNLVHCWSIMLKQKVDSTYCCVQYMEKHLELLDFLVVCYDNKEIAMHCGGMLRECIKLPSLAKYILESPSFGLFFKFVELPNFDVASDAFSTFKDLLTKHESAVSQYLTDNYSEFFEQYEKLLTSPNYVTRRQSLKLLSEFLLEPPNSHVMKRYIAEVSHLKVMMNLLKDSSKNIQISAFHIFKVFVANPNKPREIKLILAKNHEGLLALLNNLGKGGEDDQFEEEKELIMKEIEKVSRMANLES; the protein is encoded by the exons ATGTCTTTCTCTTTCTTCAAGGCTTCAAGGCCTAAAACTCCATCAGAACTCGCAAAAACTGTCAAAGACAGTTTTAATGCGCTTGATTCCATAACTGTTGCTGAAGTTAAAGCCCTCGAGAAG GCTATGGAAGAAGTTGAGAAAAATATTGTGGCAATGAAAGTTATGCTCGCTGGAGATGGAGAAGTTGAGCCGAACCCAGATCAAGTTTCACAACTAACACTTGAAGTTTGTAATGAAGATGTTATTGCTCTCTTCATTCACAAATTACTTATATTGGGATGGGAA GCTAGAAAAAATTTGGTCCATTGTTGGTCTATTATGTTGAAGCAAAAAGTTGACTCCACATATTGTTGCGTGCAATACATGGAAAAACATTTGGAATTGCTGGACTTCCTAGTTGTTTG CTATGACAACAAGGAAATTGCAATGCATTGCGGAGGTATGCTTAGGGAATGCATCAAATTGCCAAGCCTTGCAAA ATACATCTTGGAGTCTCCCAGCTTTGGATTGTTCTTCAAGTTCGTGGAGTTGCCGAACTTCGATGTTGCTTCTGATGCATTTTCTACCTTTAAG GATTTACTCACCAAGCATGAATCTGCTGTGTCTCAATACCTGACTGATAACTATAGTGAG TTCTTTGAGCAATATGAAAAACTCTTGACTTCTCCTAATTACGTGACAAGAAGGCAATCTCTGAAG CTTCTCTCAGAATTTCTTCTGGAGCCTCCCAACTCCCATGTTATGAAGCGTTATATAGCAGAAGTCAGCCatttgaaagttatgatgaATCTACTGAAG GACTCAAGCAAAAACATCCAAATCTCTGCTTTCCACATTTTCAAG GTGTTTGTTGCAAATCCAAACAAGCCTCGAGAAATAAAACTTATATTGGCAAAGAATCATGAAGGGTTGTTGGCATTGCTAAACAACCTTGGAAAAG GTGGTGAAGACGAtcaatttgaagaagaaaaggaacTGATTATGAAGGAAATAGAAAAGGTGTCTCGGATGGCTAACTTGGAATCTTAA
- the LOC129887192 gene encoding uncharacterized protein LOC129887192 isoform X2 — protein MSFSFFKASRPKTPSELAKTVKDSFNALDSITVAEVKALEKAMEEVEKNIVAMKVMLAGDGEVEPNPDQVSQLTLEVCNEDVIALFIHKLLILGWEARKNLVHCWSIMLKQKVDSTYCCVQYMEKHLELLDFLVVCYDNKEIAMHCGGMLRECIKLPSLAKYILESPSFGLFFKFVELPNFDVASDAFSTFKDLLTKHESAVSQYLTDNYSELLSEFLLEPPNSHVMKRYIAEVSHLKVMMNLLKDSSKNIQISAFHIFKVFVANPNKPREIKLILAKNHEGLLALLNNLGKGGEDDQFEEEKELIMKEIEKVSRMANLES, from the exons ATGTCTTTCTCTTTCTTCAAGGCTTCAAGGCCTAAAACTCCATCAGAACTCGCAAAAACTGTCAAAGACAGTTTTAATGCGCTTGATTCCATAACTGTTGCTGAAGTTAAAGCCCTCGAGAAG GCTATGGAAGAAGTTGAGAAAAATATTGTGGCAATGAAAGTTATGCTCGCTGGAGATGGAGAAGTTGAGCCGAACCCAGATCAAGTTTCACAACTAACACTTGAAGTTTGTAATGAAGATGTTATTGCTCTCTTCATTCACAAATTACTTATATTGGGATGGGAA GCTAGAAAAAATTTGGTCCATTGTTGGTCTATTATGTTGAAGCAAAAAGTTGACTCCACATATTGTTGCGTGCAATACATGGAAAAACATTTGGAATTGCTGGACTTCCTAGTTGTTTG CTATGACAACAAGGAAATTGCAATGCATTGCGGAGGTATGCTTAGGGAATGCATCAAATTGCCAAGCCTTGCAAA ATACATCTTGGAGTCTCCCAGCTTTGGATTGTTCTTCAAGTTCGTGGAGTTGCCGAACTTCGATGTTGCTTCTGATGCATTTTCTACCTTTAAG GATTTACTCACCAAGCATGAATCTGCTGTGTCTCAATACCTGACTGATAACTATAGTGAG CTTCTCTCAGAATTTCTTCTGGAGCCTCCCAACTCCCATGTTATGAAGCGTTATATAGCAGAAGTCAGCCatttgaaagttatgatgaATCTACTGAAG GACTCAAGCAAAAACATCCAAATCTCTGCTTTCCACATTTTCAAG GTGTTTGTTGCAAATCCAAACAAGCCTCGAGAAATAAAACTTATATTGGCAAAGAATCATGAAGGGTTGTTGGCATTGCTAAACAACCTTGGAAAAG GTGGTGAAGACGAtcaatttgaagaagaaaaggaacTGATTATGAAGGAAATAGAAAAGGTGTCTCGGATGGCTAACTTGGAATCTTAA